In the genome of Arvicola amphibius chromosome 2, mArvAmp1.2, whole genome shotgun sequence, the window CAGTGCCTCAGACATCTGTCTTCTCTCAAGCTTTCCCCATTCTCTCTGGACTATAACTCAGGAAGTCAGAGGATAGCAATCTAACAGGTACATAACAATCCAAGACTTTTGATGTtgatgatgttcttttttttgaaGCCTTAAGGGTTCTGTGTTCTGAAATGTCCTCAGAAGCTCTTAGTAACCTTGTGTTCACACTTTATTAAAGTCACAATTGGTTTCCAAAAGTCTCATGGACTGGGAAAAGCCTCTTCACATATCTCTGCcttttcagaaataaatgtgaaatacATCCACATTTGCCTCAGCCAGAGAGATGATCTGCTCACCTAAGCATCCCCATTGCCATCCCTTATTCCTATGCTCATATGAAAATGTTCTGCTGCTGCAGTTATGAAACACAGAGTCCGTTGTTCTGAGGAAGCAGACTCTGGAAAGTATCACTGTAGAATATTGGGGTGTCTCAAACCTATGCTGCGATTCATAGCTGGAAGTCTTTAGGCATTGTTATAGTCAGTCACATTACATCCCTTTTTCCTTCTTGGCTAAGAACTTGTTAGAAGGAATAtaactctccctcccttcctccaatgCCCAGTAAACAGGGCAAACTTAAATTTGTGCTCCCTTTTGGCAGATCCAAAAATATCTTGCATCAGCTGTCTGTTTCCTATGTAGATGATCAAAGTCCTATGCCTGGTGGTTTCAGATGTATCTGAAAAGACAGTTGGAATGTGTTGCTAGATTTCCATAGTCCCATGGTTATAGATAATGATTTCTGAGGTTCCATGGTTTTTAGGTAATGATTTTCATTGTCCTATGGTTAAAGGAAATGATTTCTATAATTCCATGGTTAAAGGTAGTATTTGTGGTAGGGGTAAGATATTATATTTAAGAGAGATGCTAGCTAGTGCATTTCTGAATTGGCCTTGTGTCTTTACAGATATACTCTATCGTTAACCTCTTCTTTGCCACTCTTCTGGAGGAAAAACATAACACTGGGGATGATTCCCTTGTGTCttctaagagacagagacaatcaTGAAGATTTTAAAGATGGGACAGGGTCACAtaggttttacttttaaatttttactcaCTCTGAAACAGTGTTTTTGACATTTCCTTGTACCTCAAAAAAATCTACTCgcactttctgttttctaaattgaAACTCACAATTCTTGAATAGACAAAAAAAATTGAGCATCATTTTTTTAGAGTTGGAGAACTCAGCAACAAAAGGTAAATTAATAGAAAAGTGTTTATAACTGTTAAGCTATCTCACTGTGGGTTCAGGGAAATTGACATTCAGCAAAGTCACAAACTTAAGATAAAAATTGAATGTGAAGCAGAGAGTGAAGTTTTATGGTCACACTTTTCAATTGAAAGATTGAAGCATTTTAATAAGTTCTCCATTTAACAGACATTCTGTGAAGGGTTTTGGTTATGATCTGATATTTGTTGATATATAACTTGGGCTCAATTCTCAGGGAGCTAATGGGCAAGGAAAATCAGACACGGGTGAGTGAGTTCTTACTGTTGGGGTTGTCCAGTGACTGGGGGACTCAAGTCTCCTTGTTTGTGCTGTTTCTGGCCATGTACCTGATGACCGTCCTAGGGAACCTGCTCATCATCCTCCTCATAGTGCTGGACAGCAGGCTCCAtacacccatgtacttcttcctcagtaTCCTGTCATTTGTGGACATCTGTTATACCAACAGCACGGTGCCCCAGATGCTCATCCACTTCCTGTCAGCCTGGAAGTCCATCTCGTTTCACAGATGTGTGATGCAGCTGTATATCTCCTTAGCAATGGGCAGCACGGAGTTCTTCCTGCTAGGtgccatggcctatgaccgctacgTGGCAGTGTGCTACCCTCTGCACTACATGGTCATTATGCATGGAGGGCTGTGCCTGGGACTGACTTCGGTCTGCCTGACTGCTGGTCTCGCAAACTCACTAATGCAAACTGTCATGATCTTCCAGTTACCCTTCTGTCATAAGGTCATCAATCACTTTGCCTGTGAGATGCTGGCTGTGCTAAGGCTATCTTGTGTGGACATCTTCCTCAACAAGGTCATGGTGGCCATCTCAGGATTTCTGGTGATCATGCTTCCCTGCATCCTGGTGCTCTTTTCCTATACTCACATAGTCACTGCCATTCTGCGTATTCGCTCTTCCCAGGGACGACGCAAAGCCTTTGGGACTTGTGCTTCTCACCTCACAGTGGTTTCTATGTGCTTTGGAACAGCCATATTTACTTATATGAGGCCTGTGGGCAGATCCTCAGCAGGACAGGAGAAGATGGTTGCTCTCTTCTATGCTGTAGTGACCCCAATGCTCAATCCCCTTATCTACAGCTTGAGGAACAATGACGTGATTGGGGCTTTGAAAAGAGCAGTGgagaaactaaaggaaaaaacgagataaaaatgattttttcttctttccaacaGTCCAACAAAACACATTATAGATAAGTAGGAAATGATAGCTATGcactttcttcttaaattttctttcaagatGGATTATGATTTTGTGGCATGCTGTAGTTTTAACTATGTATTGATAAATcgaaaacaaaaccataaacaaaccaaaatgccCTTCATTATTAGTCTAGATTCTGACTCTATTCACCAAATAGATAGTAAGGTTCTTGCGGTAAAGGTATGTAGATTTACTCCATGTGATTTCTGCACATTAGAAATGCtattgacttcctgttgcttgcacaatttattatttaatacttttttcACCATTAAAGTAGCATTTTCtgaacaaatataaagaaaatacttgTTCAGTTTGGGGGTATTAGAAGATAAGTTGTTTACTAAAGTCTTAGGTAGCATGTGAACATGAAGACCTTCCTTGAACAAAAGTGCTATCAGAAATTGTTAGAGGCTGGGAGAGCgtgagtcagttttctctaaaagCAAAGTCCCTGGTAAGCAAATCACAgtccagtggaaggccacataTCCAAGAATAAATGGGCAGCATAAGACTTAAGATGTAAGATGAAAAGAAGATACAAGTCGGGTTGAtaaaaaaagaggggctggatctgggaagagttggggaggtGTGACTATGATCAAAACATGTGATCATATGTCTCCTTcataactagttcttataacttaaattagactatttatattaatctacatcaTATCATGTGGCATTATCTCTCCTCCATCTTATATCTCATGTTTCTACTTCGTGTTTCCTGGTGTCTCTCACATGCCTAGattcatcctcttcttcctttctctctcaagaAATCCTCTCTATTCCTCCTATCTAGCTCATGGCcattcaaatttttattacattagtCACAGCAATGTATCTTCACACAATGTACCAATATCCCACAAcctttcccctttttgtctaaatacaaaggaaatgttttaactctaacatggtaaaactatgtacaataagaacaattatcaggtaagaattatatgTGCTATGTCCAGTCCAactgtatttggcaaattcagaaaaatatatcccattatctatcctatcttggtgagcccaaagttttgtacctaatttgctttctatacTAGtttgtattaccatcctaaaatTATACTTTTAGATCCTAAAAAATCTTAGATTAACatcttaagcttttatgtttctcaaccttataaactttacataatttatgtaagtttcttttttgtatttggtaacaaggaaaactataactataactatctagtcttcaaccctatcaaagaaagatataatactacctgaATAAATAGTAAGCACAGAGCTAGCAACTTACAAAACTacagaaattatagaaacaatTGACTTCCTGGACAGTAACCAAAGTTACCTCCTGCTACATTGAGGCATCCCTATTTGACCTACATGCCTAGAATATTAAACACATTGTTTTGTGAAGCAAGAAATTTTTGAAGGACTCTTctactttgtcttggcaaagtttggccattgccttcttttgtgtcctgcttgtccaatttggacagcatattgTCATCAGTTGAGGcaaaggtgctttttttttttgccaaaatgtCTACcattgccacattgaaagcaaccCCATAAAGAGATTCTGGGAAGCTTGTCATCCTCTTTTGTAGtaagttggtgctgccaggagcagacatgcctcactatcatgaaaagctttatgctcttaaaacatttaaaattccatattctgtaggtctttgaagtgtttaaaggccacctatacatataaaaaatgtctctttgaccttgaaaacatacctaacataactatgtttgattgttatagatgactactaacctgtatttctttattatacccatttaaatatttgagatgagtagttgtttttaagtttaaaagtagactcaacaaatGGCCATTTTATCCCATAATTTCTACATTATAtcgcttcttttttccttcagaaagagatgTGTGAATGTAATCTCCTTTATTCAGCTGTTTTGCTGACCATGAACAATAACAACTTAAAGCtaacgccccccccccaaaatgataacaaacattcataactcACTGAATGGCCAAaatcacccaccccacctcttgggaatgtgggcatagtgtACTCTAGACCCTGTTGTCTGGGGGTAATCGTATCTTTCTGGAAccttgagaaaattgagataatggtcaagttctgggagagctacctgtattgatttttgtttattccCTCTATGATGGGAAAGCATAGAGTTTATCTGAAGTCTTGGTGAAATAGTCTGTGagactggaccatctcagctagcagctttgaagttgttctgagggaactgcaacagaggcattctgagaggctgaatCACTTGGACTACTTGTCTTTATTGGTATCTTGTCCTTTTTCTGTAAATACCccaaattttaaatgtaacacatatatctgcattaacacaagtatggaatttgtggtgtgcacaagtcagctaaagactatttttgttttatatttgagaagGTAAGAGACATCTGTTAACTTTATTAGTTGGTTTGAACTGTATGCCCAAACTTCTATTCATGCAATATGAAAGAACATCATACAATAATAAGCCACGAGAACTCTGTAGCCAATAAGATTTTTTGTGTCTTTACCAGTCTCCAAACTGTATTCAAGTAGAGGGATCAGCATACACATCACCTGTCCCATAgttttttctggcctctgccctCATGTCTATAATCAAGATCCTCAGGAGGTCTTCCCTTGtcaaatctgatctctattaACTTTAAAGAATCCATAGATTTTCATTTCCtagggaaacaa includes:
- the LOC119807363 gene encoding olfactory receptor-like protein OLF3, whose amino-acid sequence is MGKENQTRVSEFLLLGLSSDWGTQVSLFVLFLAMYLMTVLGNLLIILLIVLDSRLHTPMYFFLSILSFVDICYTNSTVPQMLIHFLSAWKSISFHRCVMQLYISLAMGSTEFFLLGAMAYDRYVAVCYPLHYMVIMHGGLCLGLTSVCLTAGLANSLMQTVMIFQLPFCHKVINHFACEMLAVLRLSCVDIFLNKVMVAISGFLVIMLPCILVLFSYTHIVTAILRIRSSQGRRKAFGTCASHLTVVSMCFGTAIFTYMRPVGRSSAGQEKMVALFYAVVTPMLNPLIYSLRNNDVIGALKRAVEKLKEKTR